The Clostridia bacterium DNA segment AAGCAACTCCTTCAGGCTGGACACCAGGCAAGAAGGTACTTAAGCCAAATATTGATTTAGTTGGTAATGTATGGAAAGCATGGGATGTCAAAGAAGCATTTGAGGACTAGAAGAATAACTAAGGTAGGATAATTCTCTTTGGAAAGGAAGACATATGAAAGCATTTGTTGACCAAGAACTATGTATAAGTTGTGGGCTTTGCACGGATGAGCAGCCAGAAGTTTTCTTTACAAATGATGATGATAAGGCTGAGGCCATTAAAGATGAACTCAATGAGAAACAAATCGAGATGGCGAAACAAGCAGTTGAAAATTGTCCAGTAGAGGCTATTAAAGTAGAATGCTAGATTAAACCATGATTGTATGTGCTAAGCGGGAGGTGTTTTAATGGAATGTAGAGTTTCTCTACTTGCACTTGTTATTGGCACCCTGCTCAATATGGGATTGGGTGCACTATGGTATTCGCCAGTACTCTTTGCAAAAGTCTGGATGAAAGAAGCTCACGTTACACCAGAAGACTTAGCAACATCTCAGGGAAAAATGGGAATGATGTATGGCTTGACTGGAGTATCTGCTCTACTTACATCCTATGTAATCGGTGTCTTCATTCTCAATCTCAAGATTATGAACATTGCTGGTGCGTTGGGCTTTGCAATACTGCTTTGGTTGGGCACGAATATTCCAGCAATTGTAAAAAACTGGAGCTTTGAAGGAAGAACCATTAAATTAGGCATAATTAACCATGGATATGATTTGGTTGTTTATGTATTGGTTTCAATGGTTTATGTCATAATCGGTTAAATGTAAGTGTTGAAGTAAGATAGAACAATTGAATAATACCAAGAGAGCTCCCTCTACGATTGAGGGAGCTCTCTTTGCCAACTGTCTCTCAAATTAAGAGACTCAATGACAGAGTCAATATAATTCAGTATAATAAAAATATGATGGGGTGCTTTGAAAAGGTCTCATGCAGATTGCTAAAAGATGGGAGTTATACGATGCAACAAGAAGTTATTGGTGCTTTGGATACAGTTCGAAAAGTAGATATAGAGCAAATGAATAACTGGATTGGTCTAAAGATGGATCCACACTTGCTAATTGGAAAAGAATTGGCACTAGAGATGGTAGCTATGAGTTATCGATTGCAAAAGGAAATCGCTATATATATAAATCGAAGAGGTATGGTTTTGACCGTTGTGATGGGTAACAAAAGAGATGCCATTGTACCGCCGGACTTAGAAAGTTCTGCGGGCGATTTACGTTGCATCCATACTCATCCAAATGCTAGTAGCCAACTAAGTGAATTGGATTTGTCAGTTTTAGAAAAATTTGATTTAGGGCTAATTTCTGCGATAGGGTTGAATGATAAAGGGGAAATTACTGGTATATCCATCGCTTACCAGAGCGAAGATGGCTTACAGTATAAAAGCTACCAAAGTTTTGAATCAGTGAGTGATGAAGATGTGCTTCCTATGTTGGAAGCCAATCACCGTCTTCAAAGAATGCAAAATGGTGTTTCAAAGGAGATTGTGGTCAAAGAAAGAGCATTACTCATCGGCGTGATGACAGCAGGTGATTTGCGCGAAAACCCCAGCCTTGAAGAACTAAAAGAATTGTCGCGGACAGCAGGACTTGAAGTCTTAGCGGAAATTTATCAAAAAAGAGAAAGCAGTGCTGCAGGCAGTTACCTAGGACGTGGGAAATTAGATGAGGTCAGACAGGAGATACAAAAACATAATATTAATGTTGTTGTTGCAGATGATGAGCTGACTCCCAGGCAACAAAAGCATTTGGAAGAATCTTTGGGTATTAAGGTTATCGACCGAGCTATACTAATCTTGGATATTT contains these protein-coding regions:
- a CDS encoding DUF1761 domain-containing protein, translating into MECRVSLLALVIGTLLNMGLGALWYSPVLFAKVWMKEAHVTPEDLATSQGKMGMMYGLTGVSALLTSYVIGVFILNLKIMNIAGALGFAILLWLGTNIPAIVKNWSFEGRTIKLGIINHGYDLVVYVLVSMVYVIIG
- a CDS encoding ferredoxin, which translates into the protein MKAFVDQELCISCGLCTDEQPEVFFTNDDDKAEAIKDELNEKQIEMAKQAVENCPVEAIKVEC